Proteins encoded together in one Kribbella voronezhensis window:
- the leuC gene encoding 3-isopropylmalate dehydratase large subunit, with product MGRTLSEKVWDAHVVRHADGEPDLLYIDLHLVHEVTSPQAFDGLRLAGRQVRRPDLTIATEDHNVPTFDVDKPIADPVSRTQVDTLRKNAEEFGIRIHTLGDPDQGVVHVIGPQLGLTQPGMTVVCGDSHTSTHGAFGAIAFGIGTSEVEHVLATQTLMQARPKTMAVTVDGVLPDGVSAKDLVLALIAQVGTGGGQGYIVEYRGEAIRALTMEARMTICNMSIEWGAKAGMIAPDETTFAYLKDKPHAPQGLDWEAAVEYWKSLATDDDATFDKEVVLRAEDIAPFVTWGTNPGQGVPLSANVPSPDDFDNENDRVAAERALEYMGLTAGTPLREVKVDTVFLGSCTNGRIEDLRAAAGVLAGRKVAEGTRMLVVPGSGRVRLQAEAEGLDRIFKDAGAEWRGAGCSMCLGMNPDQLAPGERSASTSNRNFEGRQGKGGRTHLVSPLVAAATAVTGTLAAPADLQPVAVPENV from the coding sequence ATGGGTAGGACGTTGTCGGAAAAGGTCTGGGATGCGCATGTCGTGCGCCATGCCGACGGAGAGCCCGACCTCCTCTACATCGATCTTCACCTGGTGCACGAGGTGACCAGTCCGCAGGCCTTCGACGGCCTCCGGCTGGCCGGCCGGCAGGTCCGCCGCCCGGACCTGACGATCGCCACCGAGGACCACAACGTCCCGACCTTCGATGTCGACAAGCCGATCGCCGACCCGGTCTCGCGGACGCAGGTGGACACCCTGCGCAAGAACGCCGAGGAGTTCGGCATCCGGATCCACACCCTCGGCGACCCCGACCAGGGAGTCGTGCACGTCATCGGCCCGCAGCTCGGCCTGACCCAGCCGGGGATGACGGTGGTCTGTGGTGACAGCCACACCTCCACCCACGGCGCGTTCGGTGCGATTGCCTTCGGCATCGGTACGAGCGAGGTCGAGCACGTGCTCGCCACCCAGACGCTGATGCAGGCCCGGCCGAAGACGATGGCGGTCACCGTCGACGGCGTACTGCCCGACGGCGTCTCCGCCAAGGACCTGGTGCTCGCGCTGATCGCGCAGGTCGGCACCGGCGGCGGTCAGGGCTACATCGTCGAGTACCGCGGTGAGGCGATCCGCGCGCTGACGATGGAAGCCCGGATGACGATCTGCAACATGTCGATCGAGTGGGGCGCCAAGGCCGGCATGATCGCGCCGGACGAGACCACGTTCGCTTACCTCAAGGACAAGCCGCACGCGCCCCAGGGCCTCGACTGGGAAGCCGCGGTCGAGTACTGGAAGAGCCTGGCGACCGACGACGACGCGACCTTCGACAAGGAGGTCGTACTGCGGGCCGAGGACATCGCCCCGTTCGTCACCTGGGGAACCAACCCGGGCCAGGGGGTGCCGCTGTCGGCGAACGTTCCCTCACCGGACGACTTCGACAACGAGAACGACCGGGTCGCCGCCGAGCGCGCCCTGGAGTACATGGGCCTCACCGCCGGTACGCCGTTGCGCGAGGTCAAGGTGGACACGGTCTTCCTGGGCTCCTGCACGAACGGCCGGATCGAGGACCTGCGCGCCGCCGCCGGCGTGCTGGCCGGCCGGAAGGTTGCCGAGGGCACCCGAATGCTCGTCGTACCGGGGTCGGGCCGGGTCCGGCTGCAGGCCGAGGCCGAAGGGCTGGACAGGATCTTCAAGGACGCCGGGGCCGAATGGCGCGGCGCGGGCTGCTCGATGTGCCTGGGGATGAACCCGGACCAGCTGGCACCGGGCGAGCGCAGCGCCTCGACGTCGAACCGCAACTTCGAAGGACGCCAGGGCAAGGGCGGCCGGACGCACCTGGTCTCGCCGTTGGTCGCCGCCGCCACCGCCGTCACCGGAACCCTGGCCGCTCCCGCGGACCTGCAGCCGGTCGCCGTACCCGAGAACGTCTGA